From Candidatus Eremiobacteraceae bacterium, one genomic window encodes:
- a CDS encoding potassium channel family protein → MTVVYVVLGAFGVVWVLNDIFKQVLVPRAVQGVNRISVWFARLVFITMRRIAAATPVEWREDILGPLAPLYFIMLLGIWLFALVVSYSLILWGLRYQVQPPLPDFGSALYFSATSLLTIGYGDFVATGGWTRAVSLFAGASGIGTVAVAITFLYSIIGAFQQRERFVVILDTRAGAPASGVALLETYGALGMTRDLSALFRDSELWVADVMDSHLAYPILMAFRSSHKDESWVAALGALLDAAALLVTVTLPDDAPIGEARLFLDVGMHLTHDLEEYFDLPGRAPETTTSAEREIIRSRLTRAGYLIRDDADAWNQFDQLRAQYVRPLDGIGRRWLHATAQLIGERTALPGHN, encoded by the coding sequence ATGACCGTGGTCTACGTGGTGCTCGGGGCGTTCGGCGTTGTCTGGGTGCTCAACGATATCTTCAAGCAAGTGCTCGTGCCGCGTGCCGTCCAGGGCGTGAACCGCATCAGCGTCTGGTTCGCGCGTCTTGTCTTTATCACGATGAGGCGAATCGCAGCTGCGACGCCTGTCGAGTGGAGAGAAGACATACTCGGCCCGCTCGCACCGCTCTATTTCATCATGCTCCTCGGCATCTGGCTGTTCGCTCTCGTCGTGTCGTACTCGCTCATCCTCTGGGGGTTGCGCTATCAGGTCCAGCCGCCGCTCCCCGATTTCGGCTCAGCGCTCTATTTCTCTGCGACGAGCTTGCTCACGATCGGCTACGGAGACTTCGTCGCGACCGGCGGATGGACGCGCGCCGTGTCGCTGTTCGCCGGCGCGAGCGGCATCGGCACGGTCGCGGTCGCTATCACGTTCTTGTACTCGATCATCGGCGCTTTCCAGCAGCGCGAGCGCTTCGTCGTCATCCTCGACACGCGTGCCGGTGCGCCCGCATCGGGCGTGGCGCTCCTCGAAACGTATGGCGCCCTTGGGATGACGCGCGACCTATCGGCGCTCTTCCGCGACAGCGAGCTGTGGGTGGCCGACGTCATGGACAGCCACCTGGCGTATCCGATCCTCATGGCGTTCCGCTCGAGTCACAAGGACGAGTCGTGGGTCGCCGCGCTCGGGGCATTGCTCGATGCGGCGGCGCTGCTCGTGACGGTCACGCTTCCAGACGATGCGCCCATCGGCGAAGCGCGGCTTTTTCTCGACGTCGGCATGCACCTGACGCACGATCTCGAAGAATATTTCGATCTGCCTGGCCGTGCCCCGGAGACGACGACGTCCGCGGAGCGCGAGATCATCCGCTCGCGCTTGACGCGCGCAGGGTACCTCATCCGCGACGATGCCGACGCTTGGAACCAGTTCGACCAGTTGCGCGCGCAATACGTGAGGCCGCTTGACGGTATCG
- a CDS encoding trypsin-like peptidase domain-containing protein, translating to MSALTNLSDDLGNAVATAARSVVTVHGGRRFGASGVLWRPGVVVTTDHALEQDEEIGVTLPDGTRVAARLAGRDGSTDLAILKIDSAAAQVAERAPSDALRIGHVVIAVARPGGDGPSASMGVMSALSDSWTTWRGGRVDRFIRADLTLYPGFSGGPLVDAAGRLIGINTSGLTRHWSVALPPSTVDRVADALLTKGRIARGYLGVGLQPVRVPESIARTLQLARTGGAIVVAVEPGSPADRSGVMIGDVLVGIDGSAVSDVEDVHGLLGPDKVGSQSSLRVIRAGALTQVSVTIGERAGSDDE from the coding sequence ATGTCCGCACTGACCAACCTTTCCGACGATCTGGGCAACGCCGTCGCGACCGCCGCACGATCCGTCGTCACCGTCCACGGCGGGCGGCGCTTCGGAGCGAGCGGCGTGCTCTGGCGACCGGGGGTGGTCGTCACGACCGACCACGCCCTCGAGCAAGACGAGGAGATCGGGGTAACCCTGCCCGACGGCACGCGCGTCGCCGCAAGGCTCGCGGGCCGCGATGGCAGCACGGATCTCGCAATACTAAAAATCGACTCGGCGGCGGCTCAGGTCGCGGAACGAGCACCGTCGGACGCGCTGCGCATCGGGCACGTTGTCATCGCCGTCGCCCGACCCGGCGGTGACGGTCCTTCAGCCAGCATGGGCGTCATGAGCGCGCTGTCGGATTCTTGGACGACATGGCGCGGCGGGCGCGTCGATCGCTTTATCCGCGCCGACTTGACGCTCTACCCTGGGTTCTCGGGTGGTCCGCTCGTCGACGCGGCGGGGCGCCTGATCGGCATCAACACCTCAGGCCTGACCCGACATTGGTCGGTGGCGCTGCCGCCGTCGACCGTCGATCGCGTCGCCGATGCCCTCCTGACGAAAGGGCGAATCGCCCGCGGCTACCTCGGCGTTGGATTGCAGCCGGTTCGCGTGCCTGAATCGATCGCGCGCACGCTGCAGTTGGCGCGTACCGGCGGCGCGATCGTCGTCGCCGTCGAGCCCGGGAGTCCGGCGGATCGAAGCGGCGTCATGATCGGCGACGTCCTCGTCGGCATCGACGGCAGCGCCGTCTCCGATGTCGAGGATGTCCACGGCCTGCTCGGGCCGGACAAAGTCGGCTCGCAATCCTCGCTGCGCGTGATCCGCGCCGGCGCGCTCACGCAAGTGTCCGTCACAATCGGCGAACGCGCCGGCTCGGACGACGAATAG